From a region of the Torulaspora globosa chromosome 7, complete sequence genome:
- the DSE1 gene encoding Dse1p (ancestral locus Anc_8.133) produces the protein MESSKYYTPANVFRQPAIIVKKRSGRVAGSDTRNMSWRHSRSWQNDASRLGSPLLRKVSDDFNDFYTTKKLESSYWRVNDETKSASLPASLSVVDDALLISDMESRDNLKLMRIEGQANEQPSLHELQAISVPGTPIFTSMLLPRPQFTADYVDGHDQLLLTGHQDGVVNLISTSTDEGNAKIVKRYKHGKFLSHRNPVRLDNWLQSFESLPVRKLKFWSDRGFVSLVNDSLFIYDINGSRTPQYLQSFAGVESFAINKNPYLLSLCGSQFGGSGVALLDLRSDQKSSGSLYIPDNCSSSSLSRSSLQNSASYDCVWIDEFHLANCINDTVKVWDIRSSTGDCKFEMLPMKGCIQSLKYHEESKTLYTADDQGFIISWDMKFANNMKRATLAQGFSSIVLENDLDIHDISQCGNIVVNGTHSANLTGVKVQGSVFMDTLSDGSLLTLGSRELGLHRICDVRCQASTEKTAETSLEENTIAVQLEAAENDNRVAEESDFTFLSNDIDMSSLSMHSDCSSSHTLHSEPGLELLHYEKQPERRANSNIYSLSDIVLSGSTIYH, from the coding sequence ATGGAGTCAAGCAAGTACTATACGCCAGCGAACGTGTTCCGGCAACCTGCTATTattgtgaagaagagaagtgGGCGAGTGGCGGGGTCTGATACGAGGAATATGAGCTGGCGCCACTCCCGGTCGTGGCAAAACGATGCTTCGAGACTGGGTTCTCCGCTGTTGAGAAAGGTATCTGACGATTTCAACGATTTTTACACtacgaagaagctcgagTCCTCGTATTGGAGGGTCAACGATGAAACCAAATCAGCGTCTCTCCCAGCAAGTCTTTCGGTGGTCGACGATGCTTTGCTGATCTCGGATATGGAATCGAGGGATAACTTGAAACTCATGAGGATTGAGGGACAAGCAAATGAACAACCCAGTTTGCATGAGCTGCAGGCGATCTCTGTACCAGGGACTCCAATCTTCACTTCGATGTTACTTCCTCGGCCGCAATTCACGGCAGACTACGTCGATGGGCACGACCAACTACTGTTGACGGGCCACCAGGACGGAGTCGTGAACTTGATATCAACGTCCACGGATGAAGGTAATGCCAAGATTGTCAAGAGATACAAACATGGCAAATTTTTAAGCCATCGAAATCCTGTCAGACTTGATAATTGGTTGCAATCGTTCGAGTCATTGCCGGTTCgaaaattgaaattttgGAGCGACCGAGGGTTCGTTTCGCTGGTGAACGATTCGTTGTTCATCTACGACATCAACGGCTCAAGGACTCCTCAATACTTACAGAGCTTCGCGGGGGTTGAATCCTTTGCCATTAACAAGAATCCTTACCTGCTGTCCTTGTGTGGGTCGCAGTTTGGCGGTAGCGGCGTCGCTTTATTGGATCTGAGATCTGACCAAAAGAGTTCTGGTAGCTTGTATATTCCGGATaattgcagcagcagctctttATCACGGTCATCCTTACAGAACAGCGCCTCGTATGACTGTGTTTGGATCGACGAGTTTCATTTAGCTAACTGCATCAATGATACGGTCAAAGTTTGGGATATAAGGTCAAGTACAGGTGACTGCAAATTTGAAATGCTACCGATGAAAGGGTGTATTCAATCGCTGAAATACCATGAAGAATCGAAGACTCTTTACACTGCAGACGATCAGGGTTTCATAATTTCATGGGATATGAAATTCGCGAATAATATGAAGAGGGCAACACTGGCACAGGGTTTCAGTTCAATAGTCCTCGAAAATGATTTAGACATACATGACATTAGCCAGTGCGGGAACATTGTGGTAAACGGAACACATAGCGCAAATTTGACCGGTGTTAAAGTGCAGGGTTCCGTGTTCATGGACACTTTGAGTGATGGTTCACTGTTGACGCTTGGCTCACGAGAACTCGGTTTGCACCGCATTTGCGACGTTAGATGTCAAGCATCGACTGAGAAGACAGCCGAAACCTCGCTTGAGGAAAACACCATTGCTGTACAGCTCGAGGCTGCTGAAAACGATAACAGAGTagctgaagaatcagaCTTCACCTTCTTGTCTAATGATATTGATATGTCGTCTTTGTCCATGCACTCTGATTGTTCCTCATCTCACACATTACACTCAGAACCCGGTCTTGAACTTCTACACTATGAGAAACAGCCTGAACGTCGAGCAAACAGTAATATTTATTCGCTTAGCGATATTGTATTAAGTGGCTCTACAATATATCACTGA
- the RSP5 gene encoding NEDD4 family E3 ubiquitin-protein ligase (ancestral locus Anc_8.134) gives MAGIVVKLVAAESLYKRDVFRSPDPFAVLTIDGYQTKSTSAAKKTLNPYWNENFKFTDVNENSILTIQVFDQKKFKKKDQGFLGVINIRIGDVLGHLDEDTAAGTRPPEETITRELKRSNDGMAVSGRLIVVLSKEATSSGGSSNETPQANGGRLTSSSRSQSGSHTPRPTAGSVEHTLQSGANASAEASSGTNGSARQYSSFEDQYGRLPPGWERRTDNFGRTYYVDHNTRTTTWKRPTLDQSEAERGNQLNANTEAQRRQHRGRTLPTGSNDSSSVTVQTGFSPQTPAVNGSAAAAFAATGATTSGLGELPSGWEQRFTPEGRAYFVDHNTRTTTWVDPRRQQFIRTYGPTNTTIQQQPVSQLGPLPSGWEMRLTNTARVYFVDHNTKTTTWDDPRLPSSLDQNVPQYKRDFRRKVIYFRSQPALRILPGQCHIKVRRKNIFEDAYQEIMRQTPEDLKKRLMIKFDGEEGLDYGGVSREFFFLLSHEMFNPFYCLFEYSAHDNYTIQINPNSGINPEHLNYFKFIGRVVGLGVFHRRFLDAFFVGALYKMMLRKKVVLQDMEGVDAEVHNSLKWMLENSIDGILDLTFSADDERFGEVVNVDLKPDGRTAEVTDENKKEYVELFTQWKIVDRVQEQFRAFMDGFNELIPEDLVTVFDERELELLIGGIAEIDVEDWKKHTDYRGYQESDEVIKWFWKCITEWDNEQRARLLQFTTGTSRIPVNGFKDLQGSDGPRRFTIEKAGEQGQLPKSHTCFNRVDLPPYEDYDSLKQKLTLAVEETIGFGQE, from the coding sequence ATGGCTGGAATAGTGGTTAAACTGGTGGCGGCGGAGTCGTTGTACAAGAGAGACGTTTTCCGGTCACCCGATCCGTTTGCCGTATTGACAATTGACGGGTATCAGACCAAGTCGACTTCTGCAGCGAAAAAGACTTTGAATCCTTACTGGAATGAGAATTTTAAGTTTACTGACGTCAACGAGAATTCTATCTTGACGATTCAGGTGTTTGATCAGaaaaaattcaagaagaaggaccAGGGGTTTCTGGGGGTGATCAACATCAGAATAGGCGATGTGCTGGGTCACTTGGATGAAGACACGGCGGCTGGCACACGGCCTCCCGAGGAGACGATAACTCGGGAGTTGAAGAGGTCGAATGATGGCATGGCCGTGAGTGGAAGACTGATTGTCGTGCTGTCGAAAGAGGCCACGAGCTCTGGCGGCAGTTCTAACGAGACTCCTCAGGCGAACGGCGGGAGGTTGACCAGCTCATCTCGTTCCCAGTCGGGGTCCCACACGCCGAGACCCACCGCTGGATCAGTGGAGCACACTCTGCAGAGCGGCGCGAACGCGTCTGCGGAGGCTTCTTCCGGCACAAACGGCTCAGCTAGACAATACTCGTCGTTCGAAGATCAGTATGGGCGGTTGCCTCCTGGCTGGGAAAGAAGGACCGACAATTTCGGTCGCACCTACTATGTGGATCACAATACAAGGACAACGACGTGGAAACGCCCCACTCTGGATCAGAGCGAAGCAGAGCGTGGTAACCAGTTGAACGCAAACACTGAGGCGCAGAGAAGGCAGCACAGAGGCAGAACTTTACCAACTGGATCTAATGACAGCTCCTCTGTGACGGTGCAGACTGGATTTAGCCCGCAAACGCCGGCGGTCAACGGCTCGGCTGCTGCAGCCTTCGCGGCTACAGGCGCTACAACATCCGGTTTGGGTGAATTACCTTCTGGTTGGGAACAAAGATTCACGCCAGAGGGAAGAGCTTATTTCGTGGATCACAACACGAGAACGACTACCTGGGTGGACCCCAGAAGACAGCAGTTCATTCGTACTTACGGCCCAACCAACACTACGATACAGCAACAACCGGTTTCTCAATTGGGTCCCTTGCCTTCAGGTTGGGAGATGAGATTGACCAATACCGCTCGTGTCTATTTCGTTGATCATAACACAAAGACAACGACCTGGGATGATCCTAGGTTGCCATCATCATTGGATCAAAACGTGCCTCAATATAAGCGTGATTTCAGACGTAAAGTCATATACTTCAGATCTCAGCCCGCATTGAGAATTCTACCGGGTCAATGCCACATTAAGGTTCGTAGAAAGAATATCTTCGAAGATGCTTATCAAGAGATAATGAGGCAAACTCCggaagatctcaagaaAAGGTTAATGATTAAGTTTGACGGCGAAGAGGGCTTGGACTATGGTGGTGTTTCAAGAGAgtttttcttcttattGTCGCATGAAATGTTCAATCCATTCTATTGTCTATTTGAGTACTCGGCTCATGATAATTACACGATACAGATAAATCCAAACAGTGGTATCAACCCCGAGCATCTAAACTatttcaagttcattgGTAGAGTCGTTGGTCTGGGTGTATTCCATAGAAGATTCTTGGATGCCTTTTTTGTTGGGGCTTTGTACAAGATGATGCTCCGTAAGAAAGTGGTGCTGCAGGATATGGAGGGCGTTGACGCCGAGGTTCAcaactctttgaaatgGATGCTGGAAAATAGTATAGACGGCATACTGGATTTGACATTCAGTGCAGATGACGAGAGATTTGGCGAGGTAGTCAACGTTGATCTAAAGCCGGACGGGAGAACCGCTGAAGTGACAGACGAGAACAAAAAAGAATACGTCGAGTTATTCACACAATGGAAGATAGTAGATAGAGTTCAGGAACAGTTCCGAGCCTTTATGGATGGATTCAACGAATTGATACCAGAAGATCTGGTCACGGTCTTCGACGAAAGGGAACTAGAACTCTTGATAGGTGGTATCGCTGAGATCGACGTCGAAGACTGGAAGAAGCATACAGATTACCGTGGTTACCAGGAATCGGATGAAGTCATCAAATGGTTCTGGAAATGTATCACAGAATGGGATAACGAACAAAGGGCACGTCTACTACAATTTACAACTGGTACTTCGCGTATTCCCGTCAATGGTTTCAAAGATCTGCAGGGTTCTGATGGCCCAAGAAGATTTACCATTGAAAAAGCGGGAGAGCAAGGACAATTACCGAAATCGCATACCTGCTTCAACAGGGTGGACTTGCCGCCATACGAAGATTACGACAGTCTGAAACAAAAACTTACATTGGCCGTGGAGGAAACGATAGGATTCGGTCAGGAATGA
- a CDS encoding uncharacterized protein (ancestral locus Anc_8.135), which produces MPPKLPGLYFDEVKGRYFPLKASVGSEYGEREQKKRKIRLQREEHARQLKDQRCRNYEKYASRLVGSVDKLFGGSDGFRFANALEIEATSVDSCVKSNLEREIYDLGIRLHNMNGPVVCEQVRPDRLLLATSTTEGAIIGVEQLFNGNGVVISNYLSGNSEISCYASNNIIRFTGNSFGELGLYCHMAQAVTTLHTFTRVRRRGEIIVDTLHRELGSYGNVYDSVNLGRTFIVAAGSSLQVCSWNDKSNDGCRKFRSFPNKSDILCLAVKSGDPGVLYAGTRNGWIYVVPVERNGTLSQTAIKRFKVQGARSIISIKTTDTQGLIFVSAISNDTHQALLLLDTMLEPEECTLATFRTSFSNVTRDQEFFEVTHDGRFLLYGSATGGNGSGDFEVFSSHLGDNLAHERNGRAFTFFPLNSLRDGYLKYPEFCALRDLQLRSAIFINCKRNPGALKYESEMDETYSITCPEDWRVSAFLRSESNGEYYARVTMLLKRIV; this is translated from the coding sequence ATGCCACCAAAGCTGCCCGGTCTATATTTCGATGAAGTGAAAGGTCGCTATTTCCCTCTGAAAGCTAGTGTCGGTTCTGAGTATGGTGAGCGtgagcagaagaagaggaagatcagACTGCAGAGAGAAGAACATGCCaggcagctgaaagacCAGCGGTGTCGTAACTATGAAAAGTACGCTTCTAGGCTGGTCGGTTCTGTTGACAAGCTTTTTGGTGGCTCTGATGGCTTCAGGTTTGCCAACGCACTGGAGATTGAGGCTACTTCAGTTGATAGTTGCGTCAAAAGCAACCTAGAACGTGAAATTTACGACCTTGGTATTCGATTACACAATATGAATGGCCCTGTGGTTTGCGAGCAAGTACGTCCAGACCGTCTGTTACTGGCGACTTCGACAACCGAGGGTGCTATCATAGGCGTTgaacagctcttcaatGGTAACGGAGTGGTGATAAGCAACTACCTAAGTGGAAACTCTGAAATTTCGTGCTATGCATCGAACAACATCATCAGGTTCACCGGCAATAGCTTCGGGGAATTGGGTTTGTATTGCCACATGGCACAGGCAGTAACAACTCTTCACACATTCACACGAGTGAGAAGGCGTGGCGAAATAATCGTGGATACTCTACATCGAGAACTAGGAAGTTACGGAAATGTATACGACTCCGTCAACCTGGGAAGAACATTCATCGTGGCGGCCGGGTCCTCGTTGCAGGTTTGCAGCTGGAACGATAAATCTAATGATGGATGCAGGAAGTTCAGGTCTTTTCCGAATAAATCTGATATTCTGTGCCTTGCAGTCAAGAGCGGGGATCCAGGTGTGCTTTATGCTGGCACTCGAAACGGTTGGATATATGTCGTGCCTGTCGAACGTAATGGTACACTATCTCAAACAGCCATCAAGAGGTTTAAAGTGCAAGGAGCCCGTTCCATTATATCCATCAAAACTACTGACACCCAAGGCCTCATATTTGTTTCTGCTATATCAAACGACACGCACCAAGCTCTCTTGTTGTTGGATACAATGCTAGAGCCTGAAGAATGCACTTTGGCTACTTTCCGGAcctctttttcaaatgtGACTAGAGATCAGGAGTTTTTCGAAGTGACGCACGATGGGCGGTTTCTCTTATATGGTTCAGCTACAGGTGGTAACGGTTCAGGTGATTTTGAagtcttttcttctcatttAGGTGATAACCTTGCCCATGAACGGAATGGCCGAGCTTTTACTTTCTTTCCATTGAACTCATTGAGAGATGGATACTTGAAGTATCCAGAGTTTTGTGCACTTCGAGACTTGCAATTGCGGAGTGcaatcttcatcaactgTAAGCGAAATCCTGGTGCTCTCAAATATGAGAGTGAGATGGATGAGACTTACAGCATTACCTGCCCAGAAGATTGGCGTGTATCGGCATTTTTGAGGTCTGAATCGAATGGAGAGTATTATGCAAGAGTTACTATGCTTCTCAAAAGAATTGTTTGA
- the MPT5 gene encoding Mpt5p (ancestral locus Anc_8.136) codes for MSYNHQPQLSVNSIQSLVEPVTPPPLGQMNNKKYHQKTQSLDLSEFNQFISSSSASESPLAMAKNFSPNATAANNASSNLPLINEFEIAFENCNANSTNSNTTTTASSLRNVSITSNEQLLNNNPMLEITSLPLSELDYVKLATDQFGCRFLQKKLESPSESNIVRDLMYDQIKPYFLELILDSFGNYLIQKLCEYLTADQKTTLIQSIYPNVFQISINQYGTRSLQKIIDTVDNENQIDLIIKGFSQEHTTVDQVVTLINDLNGNHVIQKCIFKFPPSKFSFIIDAIVEQNNIITVSTHKHGCCVLQKLLSVCTLQQIFKISVKIVQFLPGLINDQFGNYIIQFLLDIKELDFYLLAEIFNRVSGELCRLSCLKFSSNVVEKYIKKLFRTIVVTVPKSDSEVARDLNDDVVSAAMRILLTIIDIFTLNLNILIRDNYGNYALQTLLDVKNYSLILEYPGNPVIRNSRLAKFSHDFTAKIGNLVVMTKEFLPSIKTTSYAKKIKLKVKSYAELSGIQFGDLSPKKATHNHNSNGNQGGNHFGHFKNNKSGSGAGQKQHARHFSLPANVYHRRSSSSASLPFAVPQQGVQQNQNIMNTLCDHVGVNSVSSISYQSPYVPNGSLTQGFPPQQPFVGTPLPKPNSNPNLQNEHQPIVSMGFVNDSSSSNSSSTNLFQNTGNDLTMMNTFAYSTSSQSSLREPNFSQQRVVSNPFPMQPQPFQQQPNLMGTNYLTPPLYMDGVQGDYVQGSKQHFGFH; via the coding sequence ATGTCTTATAATCATCAACCGCAGCTCTCGGTGAATTCGATACAGTCGTTGGTGGAGCCCGTGACACCTCCACCGCTAGGTCAGAtgaacaacaagaagtacCACCAGAAGACTCAATCGCTGGATCTGTCCGAGTTCAACCAGTTCATCTCGTCGTCGTCCGCTAGCGAGTCGCCTCTGGCAATGGCGAAGAATTTCTCGCCGAACGCCACTGCTGCAAACAATGCGTCCTCGAATCTGCCTTTGATTAACGAGTTTGAGATAGCCTTTGAGAACTGCAATGCAAACTCGACCAACTCGAACACTACAACGACTGCTTCCTCGTTGAGGAATGTCTCGATCACTTCCAATGAGCAGCTTTTGAACAATAACCCCATGCTAGAGATCACTTCTCTGCCCCTGAGTGAGCTGGACTACGTCAAGCTGGCTACGGATCAGTTCGGTTGTCGCTTCCTCcagaagaaactggagTCTCCCTCGGAGTCCAATATTGTCCGTGACTTGATGTACGATCAGATCAAGCCATACTTTCTGGAGCTGATCCTGGACTCTTTTGGGAACTATCTCATCCAGAAGCTCTGTGAGTATCTCACGGCTGACCAGAAGACTACGTTGATCCAGTCGATCTATCCGAATGTTTTTCAGATTTCTATCAACCAGTACGGAACCCGGTCGCTCCAAAAGATCATAGACACTGTTGATAACGAAAACCAGATCGATCTGATCATTAAGGGCTTTTCCCAGGAGCACACCACGGTGGATCAGGTTGTGACCTTGATCAATGACTTGAACGGCAACCATGTGATCCAGAAGTGTATCTTCAAGTTCCCACCTTCGAAGTTCAGCTTTATCATCGATGCCATCGTTGAGCAAAATAATATCATTACTGTTTCTACCCACAAGCACGGCTGCTGCGTTCTGCAGAAATTGCTGAGTGTTTGCACTTTGCAACAGATTTTCAAAATATCGGTTAAGATCGTCCAATTCTTGCCGGGTCTTATCAACGACCAATTCGGTAATTACATCATTCAGTTTCTGCTAGATATCAAGGAATTGGATTTTTATTTACTGGCTGAAATTTTCAACAGGGTATCCGGCGAACTTTGTCGGTTATCTTGCCTAAAGTTCTCCTCCAACGTTGTTGAGAAGTACATCAAGAAGCTATTTCGCACCATCGTCGTGACCGTGCCCAAGAGCGATAGCGAAGTTGCGAGGGATTTGAACGATGACGTCGTCTCGGCGGCAATGCGTATTTTGCTGACAATAATCGATATTTTTACGCTGAATTTGAATATATTGATCAGGGACAACTATGGCAATTACGCTCTTCAGACGTTGCTAGATGTCAAGAATTACTCTTTGATATTGGAGTACCCAGGTAACCCTGTTATTAGGAATAGTAGGTTGGCCAAGTTCAGTCATGATTTTACTGCGAAGATTGGAAACTTGGTAGTTATGACAAAGGAGTTTTTGCCCAGCATCAAGACCACTTCATATGCGAAGAAGATTAAATTGAAGGTGAAGTCGTATGCGGAATTAAGTGGGATCCAATTTGGCGACCTTTCTCCCAAGAAAGCTACGCATAACCACAACAGCAATGGGAACCAGGGCGGCAACCATTTTGGTCACTTTAAGAACAACAAGAGTGGTTCTGGAGCAGGCCAGAAGCAGCATGCTCGCCACTTTTCATTGCCCGCTAATGTATATCAcaggagaagcagcagctcagCATCGCTACCTTTCGCAGTCCCCCAGCAAGGAGTACAACAAAACCAAAATATCATGAACACTCTCTGCGACCATGTGGGAGTGAACTCTGTGAGCTCAATAAGCTATCAGTCGCCATACGTTCCGAACGGGTCCTTAACTCAAGGTTTCCCACCGCAGCAACCATTTGTCGGCACTCCGCTACCAAAGCCAAATTCAAATCCGAACCTGCAGAACGAACATCAGCCCATTGTCAGCATGGGCTTCGTAAACGACAGCAGTAGCAGCAACAGTAGCAGCACCAATTTATTTCAGAATACTGGTAACGATTTAACGATGATGAACACTTTTGCATATTCAACAAGTTCTCAATCAAGCCTAAGGGAACCCAATTTTTCCCAGCAGAGAGTTGTCAGCAACCCCTTCCCAATGCAGCCGCAACCTTTCCAGCAACAGCCTAATTTGATGGGGACCAACTATCTCACTCCTCCATTATATATGGATGGTGTTCAAGGTGATTATGTGCAAGGTAGTAAGCAGCATTTTGGGTTTCATTGA
- the NSA2 gene encoding rRNA-processing protein NSA2 (ancestral locus Anc_8.137): MPQNEYIEQHIKQHGRRLDYEERKRKKEAREAHKVAERAQKLTGWKGKQFAKKRYAEKVAMKKKIRAHEQSKVKGGSKPLDESGEALPTYLLDREQSNTAKAISSSIKQKRLEKADKFSVPLPKVRGISEEEMFKVVKTGKSKSKSWKRMITKHTFVGEGFTRRPVKMERIIRPSALRQKKANVTHPELGVTVFLPILAVKKNPQSPMYTQLGVLTKGTVIEVNVSELGMVTSGGKVVWGKYAQVTNEPDRDGCVNAVLLV, from the coding sequence ATGCCTCAAAACGAATACATTGAGCAGCACATCAAACAGCATGGTCGTAGGCTGGATTATGAGGAACGTAAGCGTAAGAAGGAGGCCAGAGAGGCCCACAAGGTAGCCGAACGTGCCCAGAAGCTGACTGGATGGAAGGGGAAGCAGTTCGCCAAAAAGAGATATGCTGAAAAGGTtgcgatgaagaagaagataagAGCTCATGAGCAATCGAAGGTGAAGGGCGGTTCGAAACCTTTAGATGAGTCTGGTGAGGCATTGCCCACATATCTGTTGGACAGAGAGCAAAGTAACACCGCAAAGGCGATTTCGTCGTCGatcaagcagaaaagatTGGAGAAAGCAGATAAGTTTTCGGTGCCGCTGCCCAAGGTCCGTGGTATCAGTGAAGAGGAGATGTTCAAAGTGGTCAAGACAGGTAAGTCGAAGTCCAAGTCATGGAAGAGAATGATCACGAAGCACACCTTTGTTGGCGAAGGTTTCACAAGAAGACCAGTGAAGATGGAGAGAATTATTAGGCCCTCTGCCCTGAGACAGAAGAAGGCGAACGTCACACACCCGGAACTCGGGGTAACCGTTTTCTTACCGATTCTTGCGGTCAAAAAGAATCCACAGTCGCCGATGTATACGCAGCTTGGTGTGCTGACCAAGGGTACCGTGATCGAAGTCAACGTTTCCGAGCTCGGGATGGTCACCTCTGGAGGTAAAGTTGTATGGGGTAAATACGCCCAGGTGACCAACGAGCCTGACAGAGACGGCTGTGTCAATGCCGTACTGCTGGTATAG
- the LCP5 gene encoding small subunit rRNA maturation protein LCP5 (ancestral locus Anc_8.138) — MSELELALQSIKDSLQSTSEALEKVQQLYNSQDNDAENGNAGKLKLRILKEGLATDRVSLLSLKNCSMLAYINSLLLVVGGKLDTSCKDPTVKEGRQRSIQHRVVLERGVKPLEKKLSYQLDKLTRAYTRMEKEYVEAENRALAKSQSSVDQESNDDDSSDEELSYRPNVSSSLAAGTKTKKPAEPVEEEEEASAEGAVYKPPKISAVLPPQQLHQFEDKFNARDHRDRSGRSRMQAMEEYIRESSDQPSWESSIGANIVTHGRGGIKSLRDTEKERDIARYEEANFARLNHGTSKADKRKQKQRERQNQANVIGGEDFGIFNSKRRMEDSTSRRNAKRSRSAWDRAKKKL, encoded by the coding sequence ATGTCAGAATTGGAATTGGCTCTGCAGAGTATCAAAGACTCGCTGCAAAGTACTTCCGAGGCGTTGGAAAAGGTGCAACAGCTGTATAATTCGCAAGATAATGATGCAGAGAATGGCAACGCAGGAAAGTTGAAACTGCGAATCCTTAAGGAGGGTCTCGCGACAGATAGGGTCTCGTTACTATCGCTGAAGAATTGCAGCATGCTCGCCTATATCAATTCCCTGCTGCTGGTTGTGGGAGGCAAGCTAGATACATCCTGTAAGGACCCTACAGTCAAAGAAGGGCGTCAGAGATCGATTCAGCATAGAGTTGTGTTGGAGCGTGGAGTGAAGccgctggagaagaaactttCATATCAGTTGGATAAATTGACTCGAGCATATACCAggatggagaaagaataCGTAGAAGCAGAAAACAGAGCATTGGCTAAATCGCAAAGCAGCGTGGATCAGGAATCAAACGATGATGACTCCAGTGATGAGGAACTTTCATACAGGCCTAACGTCTCGAGTAGTCTTGCGGCAGgaacaaaaacaaagaaaccaGCAGAACCTGtcgaggaggaggaggaagctAGTGCCGAGGGAGCTGTGTATAAGCCACCCAAGATTAGTGCTGTTTTGCCgccgcagcagctgcaTCAATTCGAGGACAAGTTCAATGCTCGCGACCACAGGGACAGGAGTGGGAGGTCACGGATGCAAGCTATGGAGGAGTACATTAGAGAATCTTCCGATCAACCTAGCTGGGAGTCCTCTATCGGTGCCAACATCGTCACGCATGGCAGAGGTGGCATCAAGTCGCTGAGAGACACCGAGAAGGAGCGTGACATCGCTAGATATGAAGAGGCCAACTTTGCCAGACTGAACCATGGTACAAGCAAAGCGGACAAGAGGAAACAAAAGCAAAGAGAGAGGCAGAACCAGGCCAACGTGATAGGTGGTGAAGATTTCGGCATATTCAATTCAAAGAGAAGGATGGAGGACAGCACTTCACGGAGGAATGCCAAGAGGTCGCGTAGTGCGTGGGACAGAGCTAAGAAGAAGCTATAA
- the VFA1 gene encoding Vfa1p (ancestral locus Anc_8.139): MINEYVARKVATKDTQPCLICSKPTVTVLYNASGPDWLYTCDIHLHDNPQFAIPIHSMEYQEAVEKLKTLKLQAGQAAAAKGSKSWDGWVSHIFTKKPAKEEDNSKSDSSNESQEAEQPEDVQKKYNQQIDLVANLQKKTRKYQLSDITFSSRIERRNNRQRMAERRKKEQELYANTDPNELASQFTFPSVPNNPVTRG, from the coding sequence ATGATAAATGAGTACGTGGCTCGTAAGGTAGCCACAAAGGATACGCAGCCATGTCTGATATGTAGCAAGCCTACTGTCACGGTCTTGTACAATGCCTCCGGGCCCGATTGGCTGTACACATGCGACATCCATCTCCATGACAACCCTCAGTTTGCCATTCCAATTCATAGCATGGAATACCAAGAGGCAGTGGAGAAGCTCAAAACGCTCAAACTTCAGGCTGGCCAagcagctgctgcaaaAGGTTCCAAGTCCTGGGACGGATGGGTATCGCATATATTCACCAAGAAACCCGcgaaagaagaagataatAGCAAGAGTGACAGCTCCAACGAGAGCCAAGAGGCTGAACAACCAGAAGATGTCCAAAAGAAGTACAATCAGCAAATTGATCTGGTCGCAAAccttcagaagaagaccCGCAAATACCAACTAAGCGACATCACCTTCAGCAGTCGGATCGAGAGGCGCAATAACCGGCAGAGAATGGCAGAGCGGAGGaaaaaagagcaagaactATATGCGAATACAGACCCTAATGAGCTGGCCAGTCAGTTCACATTTCCCAGCGTTCCGAACAACCCGGTCACCAGAGGCTGA